A region from the Lepidochelys kempii isolate rLepKem1 chromosome 16, rLepKem1.hap2, whole genome shotgun sequence genome encodes:
- the DPM2 gene encoding dolichol phosphate-mannose biosynthesis regulatory protein isoform X1, translating to MATAMDQLVGFGLVAFSLLLFVYYTIWIIILPFIDSDHGIHKFFLPREYSVTIPVIAGLLLVLFVGVFVMIVMWKNRKPAKKSD from the exons GCCACAGCAATGGACCAACTGGTTGGATTTGGCTTGGTAGCCTTTAGCCTCCTTCTTTTTGTTTACTACACCATCTGGATTATTATACTG CCCTTCATTGACAGTGATCACGGGATTCATAAGTTCTTCTTGCCCAGGGAGTATTCGGTTACCATTCCTGTGATCGCAGGGCTCCTTCTGGTGCTGTTTGTAG GGGTTTTTGTAATGATTGTGATGTGGAAGAACAGAAAACCTGCAAAGAAATCAGACTGA
- the DPM2 gene encoding dolichol phosphate-mannose biosynthesis regulatory protein isoform X2 codes for MDQLVGFGLVAFSLLLFVYYTIWIIILPFIDSDHGIHKFFLPREYSVTIPVIAGLLLVLFVGVFVMIVMWKNRKPAKKSD; via the exons ATGGACCAACTGGTTGGATTTGGCTTGGTAGCCTTTAGCCTCCTTCTTTTTGTTTACTACACCATCTGGATTATTATACTG CCCTTCATTGACAGTGATCACGGGATTCATAAGTTCTTCTTGCCCAGGGAGTATTCGGTTACCATTCCTGTGATCGCAGGGCTCCTTCTGGTGCTGTTTGTAG GGGTTTTTGTAATGATTGTGATGTGGAAGAACAGAAAACCTGCAAAGAAATCAGACTGA